In a genomic window of Wyeomyia smithii strain HCP4-BCI-WySm-NY-G18 chromosome 1, ASM2978416v1, whole genome shotgun sequence:
- the LOC129731707 gene encoding uncharacterized protein LOC129731707 isoform X2, which yields MNKLQNISKSKNGLSTIKIDFQHRYPDKEKLLFDRWDQFVSGLRPILEIEVSDVEGKVLLNRLRNQETTTDGKGLLTVLLLTHILPSPMLTISQKRRWKPSIVESRESVITQIESLSELHTTLTKHLNACRDRGIPSTPFIVVHGTDTTRPEGFAV from the exons ATGAACAAG TTGCAGAATATCAGCAAGTCAAAAAATGGATTATCCACAATCAAG ATTGACTTCCAGCATCGGTATCCGGATAAGgaaaaacttctttttgatCGTTGGGACCAGTTCGTCTCGGGTCTTcgtccaattttggaaatcgagGTCAGTGATGTAGAAGGGAAAGTTCTTCTTAATCGGTTAAGGAATCAGGAAACAACGACTg ATGGTAAAGGCCTCCTAACAGTATTACTACTGACCCACATTCTGCCAAGTCCTATGTTGACAATCTCGCAAAAGCGTCGCTGGAAACCTTCAATAGTTGAGTCTCGTGAAAGTGTGATAACTCAAATTGAAAGTCTATCAGAACTACATACCACTTTGACGAAACATTTGAATGCCTGTCGTGATAGAGGAATACCATCAACGCCCTTCATCGTGGTTCATGGAACAGACACAACTCGTCCTGAAGGGTTTGCGGTGTAG
- the LOC129731707 gene encoding uncharacterized protein LOC129731707 isoform X1 has translation MCLNFRLVLQKIYFVIGKFSIFEVHMRNFSSIAQKRTKIQHLQNISKSKNGLSTIKIDFQHRYPDKEKLLFDRWDQFVSGLRPILEIEVSDVEGKVLLNRLRNQETTTDGKGLLTVLLLTHILPSPMLTISQKRRWKPSIVESRESVITQIESLSELHTTLTKHLNACRDRGIPSTPFIVVHGTDTTRPEGFAV, from the exons ATGTGTTTAAATTTTCGATTGGTccttcaaaaaatatattttgtaatCGGGAAATTCAGTATATTTGAAGTTCACAtgcgaaatttcagctcaatagcTCAGAAGAGAACAAAGATACAGCAT TTGCAGAATATCAGCAAGTCAAAAAATGGATTATCCACAATCAAG ATTGACTTCCAGCATCGGTATCCGGATAAGgaaaaacttctttttgatCGTTGGGACCAGTTCGTCTCGGGTCTTcgtccaattttggaaatcgagGTCAGTGATGTAGAAGGGAAAGTTCTTCTTAATCGGTTAAGGAATCAGGAAACAACGACTg ATGGTAAAGGCCTCCTAACAGTATTACTACTGACCCACATTCTGCCAAGTCCTATGTTGACAATCTCGCAAAAGCGTCGCTGGAAACCTTCAATAGTTGAGTCTCGTGAAAGTGTGATAACTCAAATTGAAAGTCTATCAGAACTACATACCACTTTGACGAAACATTTGAATGCCTGTCGTGATAGAGGAATACCATCAACGCCCTTCATCGTGGTTCATGGAACAGACACAACTCGTCCTGAAGGGTTTGCGGTGTAG